In uncultured Methanobacterium sp., a genomic segment contains:
- a CDS encoding FAD-binding oxidoreductase, whose translation MMHQEKNSNNESSFWLEMCPATNFPTLNEGLKVDVAILGGGIAGITTATLLKKAGYTVAVIEAGRVVKDVTVGTTAKISVSPSKIYNNLISTLGIVKAQKYANANSNALDKISEIVEEHDIDCDFHRLPLYIFNESLEKVDELKKEAKAAEKLGLPVLWVDNVHLPFETGPGIKYDNQAQFHPRKYLLALSNDLDGDGSYVFEKTRAITVKEGELKEVVTDQGSIMAHNVVIATHSPVYDPDGLQAHLHSERSYVIGVYVKGEFPDGMFIDSYPVHTYRSTPTDKGEMILVAGEHSPVNVEDRSLYYHRLEKYAHEHLDVESVEYLWSSKDSVTDDGLPMIGMTSQEGIYVAAGFGFWGMTNGTTAAMVIADLITGKQTDATNIFNPLRFK comes from the coding sequence ATGATGCATCAAGAAAAAAATTCAAACAATGAATCATCTTTCTGGTTAGAAATGTGTCCTGCTACAAACTTCCCCACATTAAATGAAGGGTTGAAAGTTGATGTGGCTATTCTGGGGGGAGGTATCGCGGGTATCACCACAGCAACACTGCTAAAAAAGGCAGGTTACACTGTAGCTGTTATTGAAGCAGGCAGGGTAGTTAAAGATGTAACCGTTGGCACCACCGCCAAAATAAGTGTTTCTCCAAGTAAAATTTACAACAATCTTATAAGCACGTTAGGGATAGTTAAGGCTCAGAAATATGCCAATGCAAACAGTAACGCACTGGACAAAATTTCGGAAATTGTAGAAGAACATGACATTGACTGTGATTTTCACCGTCTTCCATTATACATCTTCAATGAGTCCCTTGAAAAGGTTGATGAGCTTAAAAAGGAAGCAAAAGCTGCTGAAAAATTAGGGCTCCCTGTGTTATGGGTAGATAATGTGCACTTACCATTTGAAACTGGGCCCGGTATTAAGTACGATAATCAGGCTCAATTCCATCCACGTAAGTATCTTCTGGCCCTTTCAAATGACTTAGATGGAGACGGTAGTTATGTTTTTGAGAAAACCCGTGCTATCACTGTGAAAGAAGGAGAACTTAAGGAAGTAGTCACTGATCAAGGGTCAATTATGGCCCATAATGTTGTAATTGCAACCCATTCACCAGTATATGATCCTGATGGACTTCAAGCACATTTACACTCCGAAAGATCCTACGTCATAGGTGTATATGTTAAGGGAGAGTTCCCTGATGGAATGTTCATTGACTCTTACCCGGTACACACATATCGCTCTACACCTACAGACAAAGGAGAAATGATCCTAGTAGCTGGGGAACACAGCCCAGTGAATGTAGAAGATAGAAGTCTTTACTATCATCGTCTTGAAAAATATGCACACGAGCACTTGGATGTTGAATCAGTCGAGTATTTATGGTCAAGTAAAGACAGTGTGACTGATGATGGACTTCCAATGATTGGAATGACATCCCAAGAGGGAATATACGTTGCTGCGGGATTTGGATTTTGGGGTATGACCAATGGCACGACAGCAGCTATGGTCATAGCTGATCTGATTACTGGTAAACAAACAGATGCAACTAATATTTTCAATCCACTACGTTTCAAATGA
- a CDS encoding nuclear transport factor 2 family protein: MMNIERVENLFKNLENGNSDNFFEHVSDDVSWTVMGTHPLAGTYHSKEDFISHTFRRLNRILEEGVILKVKNVLLHDDTAVVEMESISTALNGKPFNNTYCWVVYFKKEVIVEVRAYVDSALVQKVIDENEK; this comes from the coding sequence ATGATGAACATTGAAAGGGTGGAGAATCTATTTAAAAATCTTGAAAACGGGAACAGTGACAATTTTTTTGAACATGTTTCAGATGATGTTTCCTGGACTGTTATGGGAACTCATCCCCTTGCTGGAACTTATCATAGTAAAGAAGATTTCATTTCCCATACATTCAGGCGATTGAACCGGATACTGGAAGAAGGAGTGATTTTAAAGGTTAAAAATGTTCTCCTTCATGATGATACTGCAGTGGTAGAAATGGAATCCATTTCCACGGCTTTAAATGGAAAACCATTTAACAACACTTATTGCTGGGTGGTTTACTTCAAGAAAGAAGTTATTGTTGAAGTCCGGGCTTATGTTGACTCTGCACTGGTGCAGAAAGTTATAGATGAAAATGAAAAATAA